Proteins from a single region of Pseudomonas sp. BSw22131:
- the ftsW gene encoding putative lipid II flippase FtsW: MIFGVIKPYPSPLISGRGVDVDFPMLAGCLALLGLGLVMIASASSEVAAAQSGNTLAMMIRHLVYLVLGLGACIVTMLIPVATWQRLGWLMLVGAFGLLVLVLVPGIGREVNGSMRWIGFGMFNVQPSEIAKVFVVIFLAGYLIRRQQEVRESWMGFFKPFIVLLPMAGLLLMEPDFGATVVMMGAAAAMLFLGGVGLFRFTLMVALAVGAVFVLVQAQPYRMARLITFTDPWSDQFGSGYQLTQALIAFGRGEWLGVGLGNSVQKQFYLPEAHTDFVFSVLAEELGVVGSLATVGLFVFVSLRAMYIGMWAERAKQFFAAYTAYGLAFLWIGQFLINIGVNVGLLPTKGLTLPFLSYGGSSLIICCASLGLLLRIEWESRNNMGSEEAEFNESDFAEEPAHGRK; encoded by the coding sequence ATGATTTTCGGTGTGATCAAGCCTTACCCGTCGCCGCTCATCAGTGGCCGTGGCGTTGACGTGGATTTCCCGATGCTTGCCGGTTGCCTGGCGCTGCTCGGTCTGGGGCTGGTGATGATTGCTTCGGCATCATCGGAAGTGGCCGCCGCGCAGTCCGGCAACACGCTGGCAATGATGATCCGCCACCTGGTCTACCTGGTGCTGGGCCTGGGCGCGTGCATCGTGACCATGCTGATCCCGGTTGCCACCTGGCAGCGTCTCGGCTGGCTGATGCTGGTGGGTGCGTTTGGCCTTCTGGTGTTGGTGCTGGTGCCGGGAATCGGGCGCGAGGTCAATGGCTCGATGCGCTGGATTGGTTTTGGCATGTTCAACGTTCAGCCCTCGGAAATCGCCAAGGTCTTTGTGGTGATCTTCCTCGCGGGCTATCTGATTCGCCGCCAACAGGAAGTGCGCGAAAGCTGGATGGGCTTCTTCAAGCCGTTCATCGTGCTGCTGCCCATGGCTGGCCTGTTGCTGATGGAGCCCGACTTCGGCGCCACCGTCGTGATGATGGGCGCTGCCGCTGCGATGTTGTTCCTGGGTGGCGTTGGTTTGTTTCGATTCACGCTGATGGTGGCGTTGGCCGTGGGCGCGGTGTTCGTGCTCGTGCAAGCGCAGCCTTATCGGATGGCGCGTCTGATTACTTTTACCGACCCGTGGTCCGATCAGTTCGGCTCCGGTTATCAACTGACTCAGGCGCTGATCGCATTCGGTCGTGGTGAGTGGCTGGGCGTTGGTTTGGGCAACAGCGTGCAAAAGCAGTTTTATCTCCCGGAAGCCCACACCGACTTCGTGTTCTCGGTATTGGCCGAAGAGTTGGGCGTGGTGGGTTCGTTGGCGACGGTTGGCCTGTTTGTCTTCGTCAGCCTGCGGGCGATGTACATCGGGATGTGGGCCGAGCGCGCCAAGCAATTTTTCGCCGCTTACACCGCCTACGGCCTGGCATTCCTGTGGATTGGTCAGTTCCTGATCAACATCGGCGTGAACGTTGGACTGCTGCCGACCAAAGGGCTGACGCTGCCGTTCCTCAGTTATGGCGGCAGCTCGCTGATCATCTGCTGTGCAAGCCTTGGGCTGTTGCTGCGTATCGAATGGGAATCGCGCAACAACATGGGCAGTGAAGAAGCCGAGTTCAATGAAAGCGACTTCGCCGAGGAGCCCGCCCATGGCCGTAAATAA
- the murG gene encoding undecaprenyldiphospho-muramoylpentapeptide beta-N-acetylglucosaminyltransferase, with protein MAVNNVLIMAGGTGGHVFPALACAREFRARGYTVHWLGTPRGIENELVPAAGLKLHLINVTGLRGKGRLSLLKAPFMLLKALMQARKIVRELQPVCAVGFGGYVTGPGGLAAKLAGVPLIIHEQNAVAGTANRSLASFASRVCEAFPQTFAASAKRRTTGNPVRTELFFETPRQALAGRKPRLLVLGGSLGAEPLNKLLPEALALVPAELRPEVFHQAGKQHDQVTTERYQAAGVEAQVAPFIKDMAQAYGWADLVVCRAGALTISELAAAGLPSLLVPLPHAIDDHQSRNADYLAREGAAFVMPQATTGAAEMAARLEEVLMQPEQLKRMAATARQLAKPDATNTVVDVCLEVAHG; from the coding sequence ATGGCCGTAAATAACGTGCTGATCATGGCGGGCGGAACGGGCGGACACGTGTTCCCGGCGCTGGCCTGCGCGCGTGAATTCCGGGCGCGGGGCTACACGGTCCATTGGCTTGGTACACCGCGTGGCATCGAAAACGAGCTGGTCCCGGCTGCCGGTCTGAAGCTGCACCTGATTAACGTCACAGGTCTGCGCGGTAAAGGTCGGCTGTCGCTGCTCAAAGCGCCGTTCATGCTGCTCAAGGCTCTTATGCAGGCGCGCAAGATCGTGCGTGAGCTGCAGCCTGTGTGTGCGGTGGGTTTTGGCGGCTACGTCACAGGCCCTGGCGGTCTGGCGGCGAAGCTTGCAGGTGTACCGCTGATCATTCACGAGCAGAACGCCGTTGCGGGCACCGCCAATCGTAGCCTGGCGTCTTTCGCCAGCCGCGTGTGCGAAGCGTTTCCGCAGACGTTCGCGGCTTCGGCCAAGCGCCGTACCACGGGTAATCCGGTACGCACCGAGCTGTTTTTCGAAACACCGCGCCAGGCGCTGGCCGGTCGCAAGCCGCGTTTGTTGGTGCTGGGCGGCAGCCTGGGCGCCGAACCGCTGAACAAGTTATTACCAGAAGCCCTTGCTCTGGTGCCTGCGGAACTGCGCCCTGAGGTGTTTCATCAGGCGGGCAAGCAACACGATCAAGTCACCACCGAGCGCTATCAAGCGGCCGGCGTGGAGGCGCAAGTGGCGCCTTTCATTAAAGACATGGCCCAGGCGTATGGCTGGGCGGATCTGGTGGTATGTCGCGCCGGCGCGCTGACCATCAGCGAACTCGCGGCCGCTGGTCTGCCGTCATTGCTGGTGCCATTGCCCCATGCGATTGACGATCACCAGTCTCGTAATGCCGATTATCTGGCCCGCGAAGGCGCTGCCTTCGTCATGCCACAAGCGACAACTGGCGCCGCCGAGATGGCCGCTCGCCTGGAAGAGGTTTTGATGCAACCGGAACAATTGAAACGTATGGCCGCCACGGCTCGCCAACTGGCCAAGCCAGACGCCACCAACACCGTCGTCGAT
- a CDS encoding UDP-N-acetylmuramoyl-L-alanyl-D-glutamate--2,6-diaminopimelate ligase, translated as MSSSLSKIFASSDRDLQIRELTLDSRKVRPGDLFLAIPGLKVDGRDHITDAIAHGAAAVAYEVEGAKVLPITDVPMIPVKGLAAQLSDIAGRFYGDPTRSLNLVGVTGTNGKTSVTQLIAQALDQLGQRSGIIGTLGNGFYGALKSGIHTTPDPISVQATLTDLRKAGAKAIAMEVSSHGLDQGRATALAFDVAVFTNLSRDHLDYHGTMQAYGAAKAKLFAWNDLRCRVINLDDDFGRELAAQSQPSRLITYSLEDASAYLYCRQATFDDNGVRATLVTPQGEHILRSSLLGRFNLSNVLAAVGALLGLDYALDEVLKVLPGLEGPVGRMQRLGGGTRPLVVVDYAHTPDALEKVLAALRPHAQGQLVCLFGCGGDRDRGKRPLMAEVVERLADKVLVTDDNPRTESPARIFDDIRAGLVAGDQVTFIAGRGNAIARVIADADARDVIVLAGKGHEDYQEIDGQRHPFSDLEEATRALAVWEVSHV; from the coding sequence ATGTCTTCTAGTCTGAGCAAGATTTTCGCCTCCAGCGACCGTGATCTACAGATCCGTGAATTGACCCTGGACAGCCGCAAGGTGCGTCCGGGCGACTTGTTCCTGGCCATTCCCGGATTGAAGGTCGATGGCCGCGATCACATCACTGACGCGATTGCGCACGGTGCAGCGGCTGTTGCCTACGAAGTCGAAGGCGCGAAAGTACTGCCTATTACCGATGTGCCGATGATTCCTGTCAAAGGCCTTGCGGCGCAGCTGTCCGACATTGCAGGTCGGTTCTACGGCGACCCGACCCGCAGCTTGAATCTGGTGGGTGTTACCGGCACCAACGGTAAAACCAGCGTGACCCAATTGATCGCCCAGGCGCTTGATCAACTGGGCCAGCGCAGCGGCATCATTGGTACGCTTGGCAACGGTTTCTATGGCGCGCTGAAAAGCGGCATTCACACCACGCCGGACCCGATTTCCGTTCAGGCCACGTTGACTGACCTGCGCAAGGCCGGCGCTAAAGCCATCGCGATGGAAGTCTCGTCCCACGGTCTGGATCAGGGCCGGGCAACGGCGCTGGCGTTCGACGTTGCGGTGTTCACCAATCTTTCCCGCGATCACCTCGATTATCACGGCACGATGCAAGCCTATGGCGCTGCCAAGGCCAAGCTGTTTGCCTGGAATGACTTGCGCTGCCGCGTGATCAATCTGGACGATGACTTTGGACGCGAGCTCGCGGCGCAATCTCAGCCTTCGCGGCTGATTACGTACAGCCTGGAAGATGCCAGCGCTTACTTGTATTGCCGCCAAGCGACGTTCGATGACAACGGCGTGCGCGCCACGCTGGTCACGCCGCAAGGCGAGCACATTCTGCGCAGCAGCCTGCTGGGCCGCTTCAACCTGAGCAACGTGCTGGCGGCTGTCGGCGCGCTGTTGGGTCTGGATTACGCGCTGGACGAAGTTCTTAAAGTGCTGCCGGGTCTTGAAGGCCCGGTTGGCCGGATGCAGCGTCTGGGTGGCGGCACTCGTCCACTGGTGGTGGTCGACTATGCCCACACCCCGGATGCGTTGGAAAAAGTGCTCGCCGCTTTGCGCCCGCATGCTCAAGGTCAATTGGTGTGCCTGTTTGGCTGCGGCGGTGACCGTGATCGCGGCAAGCGTCCTTTGATGGCCGAAGTCGTCGAGCGCCTGGCAGATAAAGTGTTGGTGACCGACGACAATCCAAGAACCGAAAGCCCTGCGCGCATCTTTGATGACATCCGTGCAGGCCTCGTGGCTGGGGATCAAGTGACCTTTATTGCTGGGCGTGGCAATGCAATCGCCCGGGTGATCGCTGATGCAGATGCACGCGATGTCATCGTGCTGGCCGGAAAAGGCCACGAGGATTACCAGGAGATCGATGGCCAGCGCCATCCGTTTTCAGACCTTGAAGAGGCGACCAGAGCGCTCGCTGTCTGGGAGGTCTCGCATGTTTAG
- a CDS encoding UDP-N-acetylmuramoyl-tripeptide--D-alanyl-D-alanine ligase, whose product MFRPLIFSELAGPLNARLVGEDVSFDAVSIDSRGVGVGDLFVALTGPRFDGHDYLDQVAEKGAVGALVEREVENSNLPQMVVADTRQALAQLAAINRNAFVNKPVAAITGSSGKTTVKEMLASILRTRGPVLATRGNLNNELGVPLTLLSLAAEYDAAVIELGASRVGEIAFTVSLTKPHVTVITNAGTAHVGEFGGPEKIVQAKGEIIDGLDAFGTAVLNLDDKAFDIWHKRAGERKVLSFSLGNPVADIYASDLGIDARGCPAFTLNSPVGAASVQLNLLGTHNVANAMAAAAVAYALDVSLQGIVEGLNNVQPVKGRTVAQLAANGMRVIDDTYNANPTSVAAAVDILASFPGRSVLVLGDIGELGDWAEQGHREVGEYAAGKVDALYAVGPLMAHATKAFGQDARHFANQADLIAALAAEQNKNTTILIKGSRSAAMENIVAALCETVLEKH is encoded by the coding sequence ATGTTTAGGCCTTTGATCTTCAGTGAGTTGGCGGGGCCGTTGAATGCGCGTCTTGTGGGTGAAGACGTATCGTTCGACGCAGTGAGTATCGACAGCCGTGGAGTCGGTGTCGGTGATCTGTTCGTCGCGCTGACCGGCCCGCGCTTTGACGGCCATGATTACCTCGATCAGGTTGCTGAAAAGGGTGCAGTCGGGGCGTTGGTCGAACGTGAAGTTGAAAATTCGAATCTGCCACAAATGGTGGTTGCCGACACGCGACAGGCGCTGGCGCAACTGGCGGCCATAAACCGCAATGCCTTCGTCAATAAGCCTGTGGCAGCCATTACGGGCTCCAGCGGCAAAACCACCGTGAAAGAGATGCTCGCAAGCATCCTGCGTACACGCGGTCCGGTGTTGGCTACTCGCGGCAACCTGAACAACGAATTGGGCGTTCCGCTGACACTGCTGTCCCTGGCTGCCGAGTACGACGCTGCCGTGATTGAGCTCGGTGCTTCACGCGTCGGCGAAATTGCTTTTACGGTCAGCCTGACTAAGCCGCATGTCACTGTCATCACCAACGCCGGGACTGCCCATGTGGGTGAGTTCGGTGGTCCGGAAAAAATCGTGCAGGCCAAAGGTGAAATCATCGACGGCCTGGACGCATTTGGGACCGCGGTGCTCAACCTGGACGACAAGGCTTTTGACATCTGGCACAAGCGTGCGGGCGAACGCAAGGTTTTGAGTTTCTCTCTCGGCAATCCGGTGGCAGACATTTATGCCAGCGACCTCGGGATCGACGCACGCGGCTGCCCGGCCTTCACGCTCAACAGCCCTGTTGGCGCCGCTTCAGTGCAGCTCAATCTGCTGGGCACGCACAACGTGGCCAATGCAATGGCTGCCGCGGCTGTTGCCTATGCGCTTGATGTATCGCTGCAAGGTATCGTCGAAGGCTTGAACAATGTTCAGCCGGTCAAAGGCCGGACGGTTGCGCAGTTGGCGGCCAATGGCATGCGCGTTATCGATGACACCTACAACGCCAACCCGACTTCGGTGGCTGCGGCTGTCGACATTCTGGCAAGTTTCCCCGGCCGCTCTGTGCTGGTGCTGGGCGACATTGGCGAGCTGGGCGACTGGGCGGAGCAGGGGCATCGAGAGGTCGGCGAATACGCTGCCGGGAAAGTCGATGCACTGTATGCCGTTGGTCCATTGATGGCCCATGCAACGAAAGCTTTCGGGCAGGATGCCCGCCATTTTGCCAATCAGGCCGACCTGATTGCGGCGCTCGCCGCCGAGCAAAACAAGAACACCACCATTTTGATCAAAGGTTCTCGCAGCGCCGCGATGGAAAACATCGTGGCGGCGTTGTGTGAAACCGTGCTGGAGAAACATTAA
- the mraY gene encoding phospho-N-acetylmuramoyl-pentapeptide-transferase, whose amino-acid sequence MLLLLAEYLQQFYKGFAVFQYLTLRGILGVLTALSMSLCLGPWMIRALQNKQIGQSVRNDGPQSHLSKSGTPTMGGALILSAIAISTLLWADLSNRYVWVVLIVTLLFGGIGWVDDYRKVIEKNSKGLPSRWKYFWQSVFGLGAAIFLYMTASSPVETTLLIPMFKDFSIALGVGFVVLTYFVIVGSSNAVNLTDGLDGLAILPTVMVGGALGIFCYLSGNVKFAEYLLIPYVPGAGELIVFCGALIGAGLGFLWFNTYPAQVFMGDVGALALGAALGTIAVIVRQEIVLFIMGGVFVMETLSVVIQVASFKLTGRRVFRMAPIHHHFELKGWPEPRVIVRFWIITVILVLIGLATLKLR is encoded by the coding sequence ATGCTGCTGCTGCTGGCCGAGTATCTGCAACAGTTCTATAAAGGCTTCGCGGTCTTCCAATACCTGACCCTGCGCGGGATCCTCGGCGTGCTCACTGCATTGTCGATGTCGCTGTGCCTTGGGCCTTGGATGATCCGGGCCCTGCAGAACAAACAGATCGGCCAATCCGTGCGTAACGATGGTCCTCAATCGCACTTGTCCAAGTCCGGCACGCCGACCATGGGCGGGGCGCTGATCCTGTCCGCCATCGCGATCAGTACGCTGTTGTGGGCTGACCTTTCCAACCGCTATGTGTGGGTGGTGCTGATTGTGACGCTGCTGTTCGGCGGCATCGGCTGGGTCGATGACTACCGCAAAGTGATCGAAAAGAACTCCAAAGGGCTGCCAAGCCGCTGGAAGTATTTCTGGCAGTCGGTGTTCGGCCTTGGCGCTGCGATCTTCCTTTATATGACTGCGTCATCGCCGGTCGAAACCACGCTGCTGATTCCGATGTTCAAGGACTTCAGTATTGCGCTGGGTGTCGGCTTCGTTGTCCTGACGTACTTCGTGATCGTGGGTTCCAGCAACGCAGTCAACCTCACCGATGGCCTAGACGGCCTGGCGATTCTGCCAACGGTGATGGTGGGCGGTGCGCTGGGCATTTTCTGCTACCTGTCGGGTAACGTGAAGTTCGCTGAGTACCTGCTGATCCCTTACGTGCCCGGTGCAGGTGAACTCATCGTGTTCTGCGGCGCATTGATCGGGGCCGGTCTGGGCTTCCTCTGGTTCAACACCTATCCGGCGCAAGTCTTCATGGGCGACGTCGGCGCGTTGGCGCTGGGCGCGGCACTGGGCACCATCGCTGTGATCGTGCGTCAGGAAATCGTCCTGTTCATCATGGGCGGGGTGTTCGTAATGGAAACCCTGTCAGTCGTCATTCAGGTTGCATCATTTAAGTTGACCGGCCGCCGCGTTTTCCGCATGGCACCGATCCACCACCACTTTGAACTCAAGGGCTGGCCCGAGCCGCGTGTGATCGTCCGTTTCTGGATCATCACCGTGATTCTCGTGCTGATCGGCCTTGCCACGCTGAAACTGAGGTAG
- the ftsL gene encoding cell division protein FtsL produces the protein MSRVFLKPLPGGSFIMLMLFVAVLVSAIGVSYSAHWNRQLLNSLYNELSVRDKAQAEWGRLILEQSTWTAHSRIEALATEQLKMRIPDAAQIRMVSP, from the coding sequence ATGAGTCGCGTTTTTCTCAAGCCCCTGCCGGGCGGCAGCTTCATCATGTTGATGTTGTTCGTTGCCGTACTGGTATCGGCCATCGGTGTGTCTTACAGCGCGCACTGGAACCGCCAGCTACTCAACTCTTTGTACAACGAACTCAGCGTGCGCGATAAAGCGCAGGCCGAGTGGGGTCGTCTGATCCTTGAGCAGAGCACCTGGACCGCGCACAGCCGTATAGAGGCGCTGGCGACTGAGCAACTCAAAATGCGCATTCCTGACGCCGCCCAGATCCGGATGGTGTCGCCATGA
- the murD gene encoding UDP-N-acetylmuramoyl-L-alanine--D-glutamate ligase: MSLIASDHFRIIVGLGKSGMSLVRFLANRGVSFAVADTRENPPELETLRRDYPQVEVRCGELDVEFLCRADELYVSPGLALATPALQQAAIRGVKLSGDIELFARNAKAPIVAISGSNAKSTVTTLVGEMAVAAGKRVAVGGNLGTPALDLLSDDIELYVMELSSFQLETTDQLGAEVATVLNVSEDHMDRYSGLPAYHLAKHRIFRGARQVVVNRQDALSRPLIGEGVPAWTFGLNKPDMNGFGLREENGEKYLAFQFENLMPVSELKIRGAHNQSNALAALALGHAVGLPFDAMLSSLRTFTGLIHRCQWMRERQGVNYYDDSKATNVGAALAAIEGLGTDIAGKLVLIAGGDGKGADFSALKAPVAAHCRAVILLGRDAELLATTFGDSVPLVRVKTLEEAVQRAAEWAQEGDAVLLSPACASLDMFKNFEERGRVFAQAVRDLS; the protein is encoded by the coding sequence GTGTCACTGATCGCTTCTGACCACTTCCGCATCATTGTCGGCCTCGGCAAGAGCGGCATGTCCCTGGTTCGCTTCCTGGCGAACCGGGGTGTGTCGTTTGCCGTGGCCGATACGCGGGAGAATCCGCCGGAGCTTGAGACATTGCGTCGTGACTACCCTCAGGTGGAAGTGCGTTGTGGTGAGCTGGACGTCGAATTTCTTTGCCGCGCCGATGAGCTGTACGTCAGTCCTGGTCTGGCGCTGGCCACTCCTGCGCTGCAACAGGCTGCCATACGCGGCGTGAAGCTGTCCGGCGATATCGAGCTGTTTGCGCGTAATGCGAAAGCGCCGATCGTTGCCATCAGTGGCTCCAATGCAAAAAGCACCGTGACCACACTGGTAGGCGAAATGGCCGTTGCCGCAGGCAAGCGCGTGGCAGTCGGTGGCAACCTCGGTACCCCGGCACTCGACCTGCTCAGCGACGACATCGAGCTGTACGTCATGGAGTTGTCGAGCTTCCAGCTTGAGACCACCGATCAGCTTGGCGCAGAAGTAGCGACCGTGCTGAACGTCAGCGAAGACCACATGGACCGTTACAGCGGTCTGCCGGCTTATCACTTGGCCAAGCACCGGATTTTCCGGGGTGCGCGGCAAGTGGTGGTCAACCGTCAGGACGCCTTGTCCCGGCCTTTGATCGGTGAGGGGGTGCCCGCCTGGACGTTCGGTCTGAACAAACCCGACATGAATGGCTTCGGTCTGCGGGAAGAGAACGGCGAGAAATACCTAGCGTTCCAGTTCGAGAACCTGATGCCGGTCAGCGAGCTGAAAATACGCGGCGCCCACAATCAGTCCAACGCCCTGGCTGCGCTTGCGCTGGGGCATGCGGTCGGTTTGCCATTCGACGCGATGCTGTCGAGCCTGCGCACATTTACCGGGCTGATCCACCGTTGCCAATGGATGCGCGAGCGCCAAGGCGTTAATTATTACGATGATTCCAAAGCCACCAACGTCGGCGCCGCGCTGGCTGCCATCGAAGGGCTGGGCACGGACATCGCCGGCAAACTGGTACTGATCGCCGGCGGCGATGGCAAAGGGGCTGACTTCAGCGCCTTGAAAGCTCCGGTTGCCGCGCATTGTCGCGCCGTGATCCTGCTGGGTCGCGATGCAGAACTGCTGGCCACGACCTTCGGCGATTCCGTGCCGCTGGTACGCGTCAAAACACTGGAAGAAGCTGTGCAACGTGCTGCCGAATGGGCTCAGGAAGGGGACGCCGTATTGCTGTCGCCTGCCTGCGCAAGCCTGGATATGTTCAAGAATTTCGAAGAGCGCGGTCGCGTCTTCGCCCAGGCCGTGAGGGACTTGTCATGA
- a CDS encoding peptidoglycan D,D-transpeptidase FtsI family protein, whose protein sequence is MMKLEGALYPWRFRLVVGLLVVMVLAICYRIIDLQVIDHRFLIEQGDARSLRTISIPAHRGLVTDRNGEPLAVSTPVATIWANPSEMQADKSKWGLLATTLGQDPKALTERLDQQASKEFIYLVRGLTPEQGQAVVDLKIPGVYAKEEFRRFYPAGDVTAHMVGFTDLDDHGREGVELAYDDWLAGVPGKRQVIKDRRGRVIKDLQVTKNAKAGKTLALSIDLRLQYLATRELRNAIQENDAKAGSLVIMDVKTGEVLAMVNQPTYNPNNRRTMVPAAMRNRAIIDVFEPGSTMKPISMTAALDSGRWKPSDKVEVYPGTLQIGKYTIRDVTKTEGPILDLTGILINSSNVGMSKVAFDVGGEAIFRAMQRVGLGQYTGLGFPGERVGNLPNYREWRKAETATLSYGYGLSVTALQLVHAYSALANNGKLVPLTILKTDTPQSSTQAIPEATAKTLQGMLQQVIEDPRGVYRARVPSYHVAGKSGTARKTSVGTKGYAENSYRSLFAGFGPMSNPRYAIVVVIDEPSKGGYYGGLVSAPVFSKVMSGTLRLMNVRPDNLAPIPPEQANAAPVAAPVKGGRG, encoded by the coding sequence ATGATGAAGCTCGAGGGTGCACTTTATCCTTGGCGATTCCGTCTGGTTGTCGGGCTGTTGGTCGTCATGGTGCTCGCCATTTGCTATCGCATTATTGACTTGCAGGTCATCGATCATCGGTTTCTGATCGAGCAGGGCGACGCGCGTAGCCTGCGCACCATTTCCATTCCCGCACACCGTGGTCTCGTCACTGATCGCAATGGTGAGCCACTGGCAGTCAGTACGCCGGTCGCCACCATCTGGGCGAATCCATCGGAAATGCAGGCGGACAAGAGCAAGTGGGGTCTGCTGGCTACCACTCTCGGCCAAGACCCGAAAGCGCTGACCGAACGCCTTGATCAGCAGGCGAGCAAAGAATTCATCTACCTGGTTCGCGGCCTCACGCCCGAGCAGGGACAGGCTGTGGTCGACCTGAAAATTCCGGGCGTATATGCCAAGGAAGAATTTCGGCGTTTCTATCCGGCGGGCGACGTGACGGCTCACATGGTGGGTTTCACTGACCTTGATGACCACGGACGCGAAGGGGTCGAGCTGGCCTATGACGATTGGCTTGCCGGTGTCCCGGGTAAACGTCAAGTCATCAAGGATCGGCGCGGCAGGGTGATCAAGGATCTGCAGGTCACAAAAAACGCCAAGGCTGGAAAGACCTTGGCTTTGTCTATTGACCTGCGCCTGCAATACCTGGCGACCCGTGAGCTGCGCAACGCGATTCAGGAAAACGACGCCAAGGCTGGCAGCCTGGTGATCATGGACGTGAAGACCGGAGAAGTGCTGGCGATGGTCAATCAGCCTACCTACAACCCGAATAACCGCCGCACCATGGTGCCGGCCGCGATGCGTAACCGCGCAATCATCGACGTGTTCGAGCCGGGCTCGACCATGAAGCCGATTTCCATGACCGCCGCGCTCGACAGCGGTCGCTGGAAGCCAAGCGACAAGGTTGAGGTCTACCCCGGCACGCTGCAGATCGGCAAATACACCATCCGCGACGTGACCAAGACTGAAGGTCCGATCCTCGATCTGACCGGGATTCTGATCAACTCCAGTAACGTCGGCATGAGCAAGGTGGCGTTTGACGTGGGCGGCGAAGCGATTTTCCGTGCCATGCAGCGCGTGGGCCTGGGGCAGTACACCGGTCTGGGGTTCCCTGGCGAGCGCGTCGGCAACCTACCCAACTACCGTGAATGGCGCAAAGCAGAAACAGCGACGCTGTCTTATGGCTACGGCTTGTCCGTGACGGCGCTGCAACTGGTGCATGCCTATTCCGCACTGGCGAACAACGGCAAGCTGGTGCCGCTGACCATTCTCAAGACCGATACGCCCCAAAGCTCGACGCAGGCCATTCCTGAGGCCACCGCAAAAACTTTGCAGGGCATGCTGCAACAAGTTATCGAAGACCCACGCGGTGTTTACCGTGCGCGTGTTCCGTCCTATCACGTTGCAGGCAAGAGCGGTACGGCACGTAAGACTTCGGTGGGTACCAAGGGTTACGCCGAAAACTCCTACCGCTCGCTGTTCGCAGGTTTCGGTCCGATGAGCAATCCGCGCTACGCCATCGTCGTAGTGATCGACGAGCCAAGCAAAGGCGGCTACTACGGCGGCCTGGTATCTGCGCCTGTGTTCAGCAAAGTCATGTCCGGCACGTTGCGCCTGATGAACGTGCGTCCAGACAACCTGGCACCGATTCCACCTGAGCAGGCCAACGCGGCGCCCGTTGCCGCTCCAGTCAAGGGAGGACGTGGCTGA
- the rsmH gene encoding 16S rRNA (cytosine(1402)-N(4))-methyltransferase RsmH encodes MNSGFTHITVLLEEAVEALAVRADGCYLDGTFGRGGHSRLILQKLGPDGRLLGFDKDPQAIATGQTLAAEDGRFVIVQRSFAELGEEAQNQGFAGSVSGILLDLGVSSPQLDDAERGFSFMNDGPLDMRMDPSRGVSAAEFVNTAPAEEIARVFKEYGEERFARRMAGAVVARRETQPFERTGDLAEVLKVANPAWEKGKNPATRAFQGLRIHVNNELGDLEAGLDAALQALEVGGRLVVISFHSLEDRIVKQFMRKLVKGEADNLPRNLPIRHQAFEPKVKLIGKAQFASDTETKANPRSRSAVMRVAEKLR; translated from the coding sequence ATGAATAGCGGCTTTACCCACATCACCGTACTGCTTGAAGAAGCCGTCGAGGCTCTCGCGGTGCGCGCTGATGGCTGCTATCTGGATGGCACATTTGGAAGGGGCGGGCACAGCCGTCTCATCTTGCAGAAACTGGGCCCGGACGGTCGGCTTCTCGGATTCGATAAAGATCCTCAAGCGATTGCCACCGGGCAAACGCTGGCGGCCGAAGACGGCCGCTTTGTCATTGTGCAGCGCAGCTTTGCCGAACTCGGCGAAGAGGCTCAAAACCAAGGGTTCGCAGGCAGTGTCAGCGGCATTCTGCTGGACCTTGGTGTGTCCTCGCCTCAACTGGACGACGCTGAGCGCGGCTTCAGTTTCATGAATGACGGCCCGCTTGACATGCGTATGGACCCGTCCCGTGGCGTCAGCGCTGCCGAGTTCGTGAATACTGCGCCCGCCGAAGAAATCGCGCGCGTGTTCAAGGAATATGGCGAAGAACGCTTTGCCCGACGCATGGCCGGAGCCGTTGTTGCTCGCCGTGAAACCCAGCCCTTTGAGCGTACCGGTGATCTGGCCGAAGTCCTGAAGGTCGCCAATCCGGCCTGGGAGAAAGGCAAGAACCCGGCGACGCGCGCATTTCAAGGGCTACGCATTCACGTCAATAACGAACTGGGCGATCTGGAAGCAGGCCTTGATGCTGCACTGCAAGCACTGGAAGTGGGCGGGCGTCTGGTCGTGATTAGCTTCCATTCCCTGGAAGACCGCATCGTCAAACAGTTCATGCGCAAACTGGTAAAAGGCGAAGCCGACAACCTCCCACGCAACCTGCCGATCCGCCATCAGGCGTTCGAGCCGAAAGTCAAACTGATCGGCAAGGCGCAGTTCGCCTCAGACACCGAAACAAAAGCCAATCCTCGTTCTCGCAGCGCCGTCATGCGTGTTGCGGAGAAGCTGCGATGA